Proteins encoded by one window of Vibrio rumoiensis:
- the lexA gene encoding transcriptional repressor LexA: MKPLTPRQQQIFELIKDKIDMTGMPPTRAEIARELGFRSANAAEEHLKALARKNVIEIIPGASRGIRIVQSEEELLEEQGLPLVGQVAAGEPILAQEHVESHYHVDPAMFRPQADFLLRVHGMSMKDIGIVDGDLLAVHKTQDVRDGQVVVARVDEDVTVKRLERKGSKVFLHAENEEFSPIEVDLTQQELTIEGLAVGIIRNNTWM; the protein is encoded by the coding sequence ATGAAACCGTTGACGCCCCGCCAACAGCAAATCTTTGAATTGATCAAAGATAAAATTGATATGACAGGAATGCCACCCACGCGTGCGGAAATTGCTCGTGAATTAGGTTTTCGTTCGGCCAATGCAGCCGAAGAGCACTTAAAGGCATTAGCTCGAAAAAATGTAATTGAAATTATTCCTGGTGCTTCTCGTGGCATTCGCATTGTGCAAAGTGAGGAAGAATTGCTAGAAGAGCAAGGTTTACCTCTCGTTGGGCAAGTCGCCGCTGGTGAGCCTATCTTGGCGCAAGAACATGTGGAAAGTCACTACCATGTCGACCCTGCGATGTTTCGCCCACAAGCGGACTTTTTGTTGCGTGTTCATGGTATGAGCATGAAAGACATCGGTATCGTTGATGGTGATTTATTGGCGGTTCATAAAACTCAAGATGTTCGTGATGGCCAAGTGGTGGTTGCTCGCGTTGATGAAGATGTGACCGTTAAACGTTTAGAGCGCAAAGGTTCGAAGGTTTTCTTGCATGCAGAAAATGAAGAATTTAGCCCCATTGAAGTGGACTTAACGCAACAAGAGTTAACGATTGAAGGGTTAGCGGTCGGTATTATTCGCAATAACACTTGGATGTAA
- a CDS encoding class I SAM-dependent methyltransferase: MTASSDPTPPTACQAYQVPSELLQPLWLRSRESLIDDGLVYDPIAARACQRCHLSAECLAGDIDQKQLLHATLTQLCDMEVSRFLTRHPNAWIINVGAGLDTRFYRLDNGLCHWIEVDVDETLLWRQKLFHHSERYKMMCGCVPDMQWLDQLAIPDNAPVLVVCEQALLLQPRKQVAHFVQKLGRHFSHAHACLVLAGDKTQSHWGKGMGCSLYQHGLKDPVTSVLSWLPWIDRIKARSPVEHNCKRWRAWQKLLSKLPFIKHRLTPTMIHLSW, encoded by the coding sequence ATGACAGCTTCTTCTGATCCAACGCCACCCACTGCTTGCCAAGCTTATCAAGTTCCTAGTGAACTACTTCAACCTTTGTGGTTACGTAGTCGCGAAAGTTTAATTGATGACGGTTTGGTCTATGATCCGATTGCCGCACGAGCTTGCCAACGCTGCCACCTTTCGGCTGAGTGCTTAGCAGGCGATATCGATCAAAAGCAGTTACTACACGCCACCCTTACTCAACTATGTGATATGGAAGTATCGCGCTTTCTTACTCGTCATCCTAATGCTTGGATCATCAATGTTGGTGCGGGGCTCGATACCCGTTTTTATCGTTTAGATAATGGTCTTTGTCATTGGATTGAAGTGGATGTCGATGAAACCTTGTTATGGCGACAAAAGCTCTTTCATCACAGTGAGCGTTATAAAATGATGTGCGGCTGTGTGCCGGATATGCAATGGCTCGATCAATTGGCGATTCCTGATAACGCGCCGGTCTTAGTGGTGTGTGAGCAAGCGTTGTTACTTCAGCCTCGTAAACAAGTGGCGCATTTTGTACAAAAACTTGGACGACATTTTTCACACGCTCATGCTTGTTTAGTATTGGCGGGCGATAAAACGCAATCACATTGGGGGAAGGGGATGGGCTGTTCGCTCTATCAGCATGGTTTAAAAGACCCCGTGACCAGTGTGTTATCTTGGCTGCCATGGATTGATCGCATTAAAGCACGCTCTCCTGTCGAACATAATTGTAAGCGTTGGCGAGCTTGGCAGAAATTGCTTTCCAAGTTGCCTTTTATCAAGCATAGGCTTACCCCAACCATGATTCATCTGAGTTGGTAG